One genomic segment of Cardinium endosymbiont of Philonthus spinipes includes these proteins:
- the pheS gene encoding phenylalanine--tRNA ligase subunit alpha, translating to MMDSIAQLREKIESAIIQDKAALESFRRDFISKKGQIAALFEAFKQLSTAEKKTIGPALNGLKDAAEKKFKSAASLLESATSSSTEQPAVDVTLPAFGPVMGSLHPLTIVQNKIISIFQRIGFNLAEGPEIVGDWHNFSALNFPDNHPARDMQDTFFVQRNPDQLLRTHTTSVQISTCAAQSPPIRSIAVGRVFRNEAISARSHCFFHQVDGMYIHTDVTFSDLKGTIYHFVESMFGKATKLRFRASYFPFTEPSAEVDINCRLCQGKGCTVCKQTGWVEILGAGMIDPHVLTNCHIDPEQYSGFAFGMGIERIAMLCYQIDDLRLFSENHLAFLRQFTAG from the coding sequence ATGATGGATAGCATTGCCCAACTACGGGAAAAAATTGAAAGTGCGATTATTCAAGATAAAGCAGCATTAGAAAGCTTTCGTCGCGATTTTATTAGTAAAAAAGGGCAAATAGCTGCTCTATTTGAAGCTTTCAAACAGCTCTCTACTGCAGAAAAAAAAACAATAGGTCCAGCCTTAAATGGTTTAAAAGATGCAGCAGAAAAGAAATTTAAAAGTGCAGCAAGCCTACTAGAATCGGCCACTTCATCCTCTACGGAACAGCCAGCTGTGGATGTAACCCTTCCTGCTTTTGGTCCCGTTATGGGTAGTCTGCACCCCTTGACCATTGTGCAAAACAAGATTATCTCTATCTTTCAGCGTATTGGTTTTAACCTTGCAGAGGGGCCAGAAATTGTAGGAGATTGGCATAACTTTAGTGCATTAAATTTTCCTGATAACCATCCTGCACGTGATATGCAGGATACATTTTTTGTGCAGCGTAATCCAGATCAGTTGTTGCGCACACACACCACTTCTGTACAGATTTCAACCTGTGCTGCCCAAAGCCCTCCCATTCGCTCTATTGCTGTGGGGCGTGTCTTTAGAAATGAGGCAATCTCTGCACGATCGCATTGTTTTTTTCATCAAGTGGATGGAATGTATATCCACACGGATGTTACCTTTAGTGACTTAAAAGGTACGATCTATCATTTTGTGGAGTCCATGTTTGGCAAGGCTACCAAGTTGCGTTTTAGAGCTTCTTATTTCCCTTTTACAGAGCCTAGTGCAGAAGTAGATATCAATTGTAGGTTGTGCCAAGGAAAGGGGTGTACCGTTTGTAAGCAAACAGGTTGGGTGGAGATATTGGGTGCAGGTATGATTGACCCTCATGTTTTAACCAATTGCCATATCGATCCCGAGCAATATAGTGGTTTTGCCTTTGGAATGGGCATAGAACGCATTGCGATGCTATGCTATCAAATTGATGATCTGCGGCTGTTTTCTGAAAATCATCTTGCCTTTTTACGTCAATTTACAGCTGGCTAA
- the ruvC gene encoding crossover junction endodeoxyribonuclease RuvC yields the protein MRGRIIVGLDPGSVIMGFGIIQEAKVGNAIKLIEHGVFQLKKFKDHMLRMRHIYVHMMALLQKHAPDEVAIESIFYGANVQSMLKLGRAQGVAIAAALACEIPVTEYAPRKVKQAVTGNGNASKEQVATMVGHLLNLSTLSNFLDASDALAIALCHSQQRLSSPVKPKSWSQFVAAHPNRKLPSC from the coding sequence ATGCGCGGAAGAATTATTGTAGGACTAGATCCTGGAAGTGTCATTATGGGCTTCGGTATCATTCAAGAAGCGAAAGTGGGCAATGCGATCAAGCTAATAGAACATGGCGTATTCCAATTAAAAAAGTTCAAAGACCATATGTTACGGATGCGCCATATCTATGTGCATATGATGGCATTGTTGCAAAAACATGCACCAGATGAAGTAGCGATTGAGTCGATTTTCTATGGAGCCAATGTACAATCTATGCTTAAGTTAGGCAGGGCACAGGGGGTAGCCATTGCAGCAGCTTTAGCTTGTGAAATACCTGTTACGGAATATGCACCACGTAAAGTCAAACAAGCGGTTACCGGAAATGGCAATGCTTCAAAGGAACAAGTAGCTACTATGGTGGGCCATCTGCTTAACCTATCCACCCTATCGAATTTCTTAGACGCTTCAGATGCACTAGCCATAGCTTTATGCCATAGTCAACAACGCCTATCTTCCCCTGTTAAGCCCAAAAGCTGGTCGCAATTTGTAGCAGCGCATCCCAATCGCAAACTACCCTCTTGTTAA